Genomic segment of Halanaerobiaceae bacterium ANBcell28:
AGGGGCAAAAACTATAAAAATAATTAAGCCATATGCTGATAATGATATGATTTTTGATAAAATAGAACATGCTGAAAAGTGCGGAGCTTTAGCTGTAGGTATGGATATTGACCATTCATTTAATCATAAGGGACGTTATGACAATGTTTTGGATTTTCAAATGTCCAGTAAAACTCTTGAGGAAATTAAGAGTTTTATTAAGGCGACAAAATTACCCTTTGTCATAAAAGGAGTACTAAGTGAACAGGATACTTATAAATGTATTGAGGCAGGGGCGAAAGGTATTGTGGTTTCTCATCATCATGGGATTCAAGACTTTGCAGTGCCTCCTCTCATGATTCTACCTAAAATTGCTAAGCTAGTAGATTCCAGAATACCAATTTTTGTTGATTGTGGTTTATACAGTGGAATGGATGCTTTTAAGGCATTAGCACTTGGTGCTGATGCAGTTTCAGTAGGCCGTGGACTAATGAAAGCACTTAGTGATGATGGAGCCAGTGGGGTAGAGAAAAAGATTGAAGAAATGACAGATGAACTATCTGCAGTAATGGCCCGTACCTGTTCTAAAGATCTTGCAGGTATTGATTCATCGGTAATTAAGACAGCAATTGAAGGAGAAAAAGGAACTTGCAAATAATAAGTTATAATAAGATAAGAGCCCTTAGCCCTTTTAGTAGGTATGAGGGTTTTTATGCTTTTAAAACAATGAGGGTTAATGTTTAATTTAATTACTTAAACTTCGCACATGAAATTATCGCTTAAAGCCTGGTTAGCCATATACTTCATTCACGAAAAAAGCTTAAAAACGCAGCTCCTCTTCCAGGATATGATAACAAATTGGCTTTGCCATCTTTTTTAATAATGTGAATTTCTTGATGCCAGAAATTAGCAGCGATTTATGACAGCGGATAATTTCTTAGCCATTAACAAAATAAACTCACTTCGCTACGCTACGTTCAGACATATTTTGTTAACCATTCATATCCTTCCATGCGGTGCTGGAGCTTTTTGAACGTTCATTCAGCATATGGCTAACCAGGAAATCTAATATGAAATTAACTGCGAAGTTTGAGTTAATTATTAATAAATCGTGTTGTCACGTCTTCATACAAATTTCCTTTAGTAACTGGTATAGGTGTGTACTGTGTATGACCACTAAAGTCAATTTTCTTTAAGTCAATAAATCTGACAGATTGATTTTGATTAGATCTATAATAGTACCTTTTATTTATGTGGTCTCTCACTACTTCCCACTGGGTGTGGTCTCCAGGTTTCTTTTGACCATTAACTAGAGCAACATTATTAATAATGTGAAAAGCTTGTTGTATTTCTTCATTAACGTTTTGGCTTACTGGTGAGTAGTTTCTTAGTAGAGATAAGCGAACATAACGGGAAGGAGGTAAAGGATCTCCTGGAAGTCCAAGCATACCACTACCGGCGGAGAAGGGCACTCGACTACCAAATGATAAAGTTTCATTTGTCAGGTTGCAATAGTTTCTCATATTTTTTAAATGCCAGTGTAAAAAGGGGGAATTAGTCATTACAGCAGCATCTTCGTTATGGTATTCCTTAATTTGACCACCCTCTGCTTCAAGTACTATACTATCACCATTGGCATCATGTGCAATAAAATGAACGTTTTTTCTAATTGGCAGACCTAAAGTTAAATTACAGATGGTTACCTGATCTATAAAATTTCTAATATCTTCAACATCTTTACATTTCCCTAAAACATATTGCAAAAGGAAAATGATAGAGATATTTTTTTGTATATCCTGATCAGGTTCTGGATATTCAGTATCCAGTAAAGCTAATAAAGCTGCTGATAAACCTTTTTCATTTATCCCATCAAAATAGATCGGCAAATTATAAACATTAATCCCGACGTAACCATAGTCTGATTTCCAGCACATACCTTCTTTAAAAGGATTCTTTTTATCTCCATCAAGCAAGCTATAAACCTTCTTATTTCGTGGAACTACCACAAAAGCAGATTGGAAATCATCAGCCCAATCCATTGTACGCCCGGATATTTTAATATTTTTTTGACCTGGCAATAAAAACTCACTACACATATTACTTCCCCCATTCATCAAGCTTTAAATTCTCATAATATTATAATATATGAAGACCTTAATATTATGTGAAGGGAGACTTATTTTTTGCTGCTATTGTTTGTAAAAGAGTGAAGATTATTTTAATGAATGGGAAAAATGATTTCAATAATTAAGTTGAAAAACCTTTATAAATATTGTGTTTTTACAGATAATATTATAAGAAGAAAGAACAAAAGATAGAAAAACACAGAAAAACTTGCAAAAACAAATAAAATGTGCTATAGTGACTGAGTCAAAAGGAATATCAAATACTTAGATTATATGCTAGTTAATCTAGACAGGAGGTTATTATGTTTGAAGTAATTGAGGCTACAGGATGTCCTTTTAATGAAAGTTATTTATTAAAGGAAGAAAGAAAATACGATATTCGGGACTTCGGGGCAGGTGAGGACAAGTCGCCATTAGAGAACACAAAGGCGATTAATAATGCAATTCAAAAAGCGTCTGAGGAAGGCGGTACAGTTATTATCCCAAAGGGTGATTTTAGAGTTTACACAATTCACCTAATGAGTGCTGTCAATTTGTATTTATCAAAAGGTAGTGTTCTTCATGCTGCAAGAACAGATATAGAGAATTCATATGAATTACAAATAGGGGAAGGCGGTAATTATGAAGAACCAGAAGTAAATCTTTACGTTGGATTGCAAGACCATGGTCATACATATTTTGCTAATAGTTTGATTTATGGCGCAGATATTCAAGATGTGATGATTTATGGGCCTGGTCTGATAGATGGTAGTTTTTTAAATGATGAAGGAAAATTAGAGAATGTTTTAATGGGGGGAGATCCCCTTGAGCCTGAAAAGCGTAATGAAGTTGGCCATCAGGGAGAATGGTTTGGTAATAAGGGGATTGCATTATTAAGATGTAAAAATGTTGCCTTATGTGATTTTTCCATACTTGCAGGTGGACATTTTGCTATTATTGCTAACTCTGTAGAAAATTTATTTGCAAATAATATCTTAGTCGATACGAACCGGGATGCTTTTGATGTAGATTGCTGTCAGAATGTTACTATACTAAACTCTACTTTTAATTCATTAACTGATGATGCTATTGTTATGAAAGCTTCATATGGTGGTGGTTTTTTCAATCCATTAAAAAATGTATTGATAGAAGATTGCAATGTTAGTGGATATGATATGGGTTCTGTTTATACAGGTGAATATACTACAGATAAACAAGTTGCAACAGATCGTTGTGGTCCTACTGCTCGCGTTAAGCTTGGAACAGAATCTACCTGTGGATATGATCGTGTTACAGTGCGTCGTGTTCATTTCAAACGTTCTAGAGGTTTTGCATTAGAAGCTGTGGATGGAGCAGATTTAAGTAATATTATCTTTGAGGATTCCTCTTTAGAGGATGTAAGTAGCTCACCTATTTTTATAAAAGTTGGTGACCGTGGTCGCTATCCTGTAACAGGAAATTCCATAAATGAAGAGATTATACCTCCTAAAGATGCAGAAAATAATGTGCGATTGGATAATCTAAACTGGGTGCTTCCAGCTAAGGAAGCTTATCAGGCCTATCCAGCAAAACGTTATATACCTTCTTATTATCGAACACGGAAAGTATCAGTGGATGGACATTCTTATTTTCAAATTGTCGATCATGAGAAACCTTGCAAATTGAATTCTGCAAATTATCATGAAGAAAACGGAAGATTTTATGCTCTTAAATACGATAATTCCTCGATGAAGTATATACCTGATTATGAAAAGGAAGTAAAGGAAAGTGAACTTGTTCTTTATGCAAACGCAAGTGGAAGTGATCATATTGCCTATGTTCATGATATTATTATCCGCAACATTAAAGTCAAAAATGCAGATCCCCGTTACCCAATCGAGTTGATGGGACTTGTTGCTAATCGTATTGAGAATGTATGTATAGAGAATATAAAAGTTGAATATCGTGGTGGTCTAAGTTTAAAGCATGCTGTGGAGCAACGTCAATTAAATACGAACTGGGAGTATATGGAGAAAGGGAAAAGAGAGGGTAGTATTCAATCGTTACCCTGGCTTATTAACACCTTTTTCTTGAAAAATGAAGGTTTACTACCTCGAGTAGAATGGGATCCAAAATTACAAAAATGGATTGATGCACCGTTTAATATACCAGAGCTTCCAGAAGTCTATCCAGAACCTAGTAATTGGGGGATACTACCTGCTTATGGCCTATATGTAAGGCATGTTGAGAATTTATATTTGAAAAATGTTGAAATGAATTATATTGTAGAAGATACTAGATATCCAATTGTTCTTGATGATGTAGTGGGTGGTGAGCTAAAGAATATTAACGCTAGTCATGCAGAAAATGTAGAAGAAGTAGTATGTGTTAAGAATTCTTTTAAAAGGCCTGCTGGTCTGGAATATGTGCCAGATTATCCATATCATACAAGCTTTGTTGAAGATGTAGAGATTGACGATGACTTGTCTATTAGATATGTAGAGGTCAATTCGCCTGCAGCAGGAACTCCAAAAGATAGCTTATATTCTTATGAAACTGTGGCTATTCCTGAAAATAATTATAATTTCAGCTGTTCAACAGAAGATTATCCTTTGCCACAGACTGTATTTCGACCATTCTTTCTAGGGGTTTCAGATCAGTGTGTTAGAGCTGGAGAAACACTTTCTTTTGATGTGGTGGCTAGACAGCCTGCTTTTGAAACTTCAAAGAGAGAAACAGATGGAAAGATTTATAATGAGTCTCTTGCAGTTAAGGATTTTACAGTACAGGGTATTAATCAACCTATGACTTTAGAAACTGATGAATTGCCCGAGGGAGCTAATTTTGATACTTCATCTTTTCTTCCTGGTCAAACCTGTACTTTTACCTGGACACCTACTAGTGATGATATATGTGATGAGCCTTATACAATTACGTTTATTGCAGATGATGGGATTATACCAGTAGAAATGGAAGTGAAGATTAAAGTGGTATATTAATTTTCTTTTGATTAAAGCATATTAATTTATAAGTATAATTTTGTATAAAAAAAGTGGGTGTCTCAATTTGAGATACCCACTTTAAGTTCCGTACACTATTTACAAATTACCAAACATAGATTGAGTCAATATAAACAGAAGTAAATACATTATCCATATCTATATTGCCATCTTCATCTTCAGGTGCATAATGGTTGAATCCAAACATTAATGAACCAACATCACCATAAATGGAGTCAATCCAGGTTTCAACCCAGTTCCATCCTGGCTCTAGCTCAGATTGTCTCACATTTAGAATTGAACCCATCCATTCGCCATCTTGATCATGAGGAGCTAAGAATACTGCCCACTCATTTTCGTAAATATTATCATAATCTTCAACATACAACCAGAAACCAATCGTATTGTTTTCAATTAGCAAATCCCAATTTTCATGAGTGTTATGAAGGCTAGCATTTGATTGACGGTACTCAGAAGCCTTTGTAATTACCAAGCTTCTATCGCTATCCTTAGTGTATTCTTCCTCATCAGTGATTCTAAATGAAGCATGGAAAGGACTCCAATTACCCCAAACGCTTTCATTATTTTCACTAGAAAAATCTTCAAGCACAATAGCATCATCGCTAGGACCAGCTAAAGTACTTACCCCTAAACTTAAAGCCAACATTGCAACTAACAATACCATAAGAACTTTTTTCATTAATTTTTCCCCCTTAGTTTATATAAGTATTTTAATTAGTAATATCTTAACATGGTTTATCTTTGATTTCAAGTTATTTTTTTGGAAAATGTGAATTTATTTTTTATTAAAGCTATAATTAAATTATTATTTTCTGTGATATATCAGTATAATATATTGTTTTTATTGTTTTTTTTTTACGTAATTTATTTTTTAAAAGGTTTTCAAAGATATAATTCGTTTAACCACCAATTTGGCATATAATATCTGTATTATCTTCCACTGTTTTCTTTAACATTTTCATATGCTCCTTATTAGGAGGTATTATGTTTGCCATTAAATAATACATATTTCTTCTTTAAATCCTTGTTCAGTACCTCTAATGATATTATCTTGTAATGATTTTGATAGGGTAGTAAATAAAGCACTATATCCTGCTACACGAACTACAAGGTTTTTGTATTCTTCTGGATTTTCTTGAGCATCTAATAACGTGTTTCTGTCTACCAAACTCTAATTATTGACAATCTCAGCAATAGTATTATATACTATCTCTAGATGCAAACGACTTGCAAAAACACGGAGGTATGTAATGGCTAAGTTAATTTCAGATATTTCAAAGAAAAAAATTATACAGTTTGCTTTTATGATATGCGTAATGATTATAATGTCTTTTTATATAATTGATAAGCAGCTTGATTTAACTTGGATTCAAAGTAATTTAGAACGGCTTAGGTTTTTTGTTGCTGAAAATTTTTTCCTGGCAGTATTTTTTTTCTTTCTATTACGCTTTTTCTTTGCGCTTGTATCTATTCCAGGCGGTGGTGCTTTAACGGTTCTTGTCGGAGCATTATTTGATTTTTTCTTGGCTTTTCTACTTGTTACATTATCAGTAAGTTTTGGCTCTTTGCTTATTTTTCTTTTAAGCCGTTATGCTTTTCAGGACTACTTTAAAGAAAAATACAAAAAACAGTTTTCTAGAATTGATAAGATTTCTAGAGAAAATGGAGCAAAGCTCTTATTCTTGCTAAGAGTTAATGAATTAGTACCTTCTTTTATTATAAATTCTTTTTTTGGATTAACTTCCATTAAGGCTAGTACTTA
This window contains:
- a CDS encoding VTT domain-containing protein, coding for MAKLISDISKKKIIQFAFMICVMIIMSFYIIDKQLDLTWIQSNLERLRFFVAENFFLAVFFFFLLRFFFALVSIPGGGALTVLVGALFDFFLAFLLVTLSVSFGSLLIFLLSRYAFQDYFKEKYKKQFSRIDKISRENGAKLLFLLRVNELVPSFIINSFFGLTSIKASTYYWVSLIGMLPGIFIFINAGSQITEIKRLSDLLTAGVILSLAALGIIPFIPRILVKFFQGAREVHLEIKD
- a CDS encoding linear amide C-N hydrolase; this translates as MCSEFLLPGQKNIKISGRTMDWADDFQSAFVVVPRNKKVYSLLDGDKKNPFKEGMCWKSDYGYVGINVYNLPIYFDGINEKGLSAALLALLDTEYPEPDQDIQKNISIIFLLQYVLGKCKDVEDIRNFIDQVTICNLTLGLPIRKNVHFIAHDANGDSIVLEAEGGQIKEYHNEDAAVMTNSPFLHWHLKNMRNYCNLTNETLSFGSRVPFSAGSGMLGLPGDPLPPSRYVRLSLLRNYSPVSQNVNEEIQQAFHIINNVALVNGQKKPGDHTQWEVVRDHINKRYYYRSNQNQSVRFIDLKKIDFSGHTQYTPIPVTKGNLYEDVTTRFINN
- a CDS encoding alpha-hydroxy acid oxidase, with the protein product MTQETRPGNSNQITRDYFDSLLIELRYIDSVIPSTTFELYGEKFSTPIMTAALSHLDSCHPNGMSELAKGAVAANAVMWAGMGDKAELESITATGAKTIKIIKPYADNDMIFDKIEHAEKCGALAVGMDIDHSFNHKGRYDNVLDFQMSSKTLEEIKSFIKATKLPFVIKGVLSEQDTYKCIEAGAKGIVVSHHHGIQDFAVPPLMILPKIAKLVDSRIPIFVDCGLYSGMDAFKALALGADAVSVGRGLMKALSDDGASGVEKKIEEMTDELSAVMARTCSKDLAGIDSSVIKTAIEGEKGTCK
- a CDS encoding glycine radical domain-containing protein yields the protein MVDRNTLLDAQENPEEYKNLVVRVAGYSALFTTLSKSLQDNIIRGTEQGFKEEICII